One window of bacterium genomic DNA carries:
- a CDS encoding TetR/AcrR family transcriptional regulator has protein sequence MRVIAQRRDIRDLILDGVDHLLAKYGYKKMTMEDLAQQVGIGKGTIYLHFPSKQGVTLSHIDRIVERLLVQLRWIAEGESAPEEKLKKMLITRVLFRFDSVRNYSQSLNDLLASLRGSLMSRRETHFAKEASVLEEVLQEGKKNGRFQFSDVNPVAQGFIWATNSLLPYSLTTRELGKRKEVEDKASRIADLLLHGIIQRGKN, from the coding sequence ATGAGAGTAATCGCGCAGCGACGAGATATTCGGGACCTGATTCTGGATGGTGTCGATCACCTTCTTGCAAAATACGGCTACAAAAAAATGACAATGGAAGATCTTGCACAACAGGTCGGCATTGGAAAAGGAACCATTTACCTGCACTTTCCCAGCAAACAAGGCGTCACGCTTTCGCACATCGATCGCATTGTGGAACGATTGCTTGTCCAATTGCGCTGGATCGCCGAAGGTGAAAGTGCTCCTGAAGAGAAGCTCAAGAAAATGCTCATCACGCGTGTACTCTTTCGCTTCGATTCTGTTCGCAACTATTCACAAAGCCTGAACGATCTTCTCGCTTCACTCAGAGGATCTTTGATGAGTAGGCGGGAAACTCATTTTGCAAAGGAAGCAAGCGTGCTTGAGGAAGTCCTCCAGGAAGGAAAGAAAAACGGTAGATTCCAGTTTTCAGACGTGAATCCCGTTGCTCAGGGTTTCATCTGGGCAACGAATTCACTGCTGCCCTACAGTCTCACGACGCGAGAGCTGGGTAAAAGAAAAGAAGTGGAAGATAAGGCTTCCCGAATCGCCGACCTTCTTCTCCATGGAATCATCCAGCGGGGAAAAAACTAA